One window from the genome of Diospyros lotus cultivar Yz01 chromosome 11, ASM1463336v1, whole genome shotgun sequence encodes:
- the LOC127813076 gene encoding LOW QUALITY PROTEIN: pyruvate dehydrogenase E1 component subunit alpha-3, chloroplastic-like (The sequence of the model RefSeq protein was modified relative to this genomic sequence to represent the inferred CDS: inserted 1 base in 1 codon) gives MASSPYSSTITTNNLIRSSHKYNPAIIPTPSFLGSIRKLVPLPTKALSSISAASVAHQSSSIVAISDVVKEKKKIKSTSDLQLITKDEGLELYEDMVLGRVFEDMCAQMYYRGKMFGFVHLYNGQEAVSTGFIKLLTKQDYVVSTYRDHVHALSKGVPARQVMSELFGKTTGCCRGQGGSMHMFSKDYNVLGGFAFIGEGIPVSTGAAFTSKYRREVLKEAGSDQVTLAFFGDGTCNNGQFFECLNMAALWKLPIVFVVENNLWAIGMSHLRATSDPEIWKKGPAFGMPGVHVDGMDVLKVREVAKEAIERARRGXGPTLVECETYRFRGHSVADPDELRDPAEKAHYVTRDPITALKKYMIENKLVDEAELKAIDRKIDEIMEDAVEFADASPRPPRSQLLENVFADPKGFGISPNGRYRCEDPKFTEGTAHV, from the exons ATGGCCTCCTCGCCTTACTCTTCTACAATCACCACAAATAATCTCATTCGCTCTTCTCACAAGTATAACCCTGCTATTATACCCACCCCATCATTCCTCGGATCCATCCGTAAACTTGTTCCTCTTCCCACCAAAGCATTATCATCAATTTCTGCCGCTTCAGTTGCCCATCAATCCTCCTCCATCGTTGCCATCTCCGATGTCgtcaaggaaaagaagaaaatcaaatcCACCTCCGATCTG CAGCTTATCACGAAAGACGAAGGGTTGGAGTTATACGAGGACATGGTGCTGGGCAGAGTTTTCGAAGACATGTGCGCCCAAATGTACTACAGAGGCAAAATGTTTGGCTTCGTTCATCTCTACAATGGCCAAGAAGCTGTGTCCACAGGCTTCATCAAGCTCTTAACCAAGCAAGATTATGTCGTGAGCACCTATCGCGATCACGTTCATGCCCTCAGTAAAGGCGTCCCTGCTCGCCAAGTCATGAGCGAGCTCTTTGGCAAGACCACCGGCTGCTGCCGCGGCCAGGGTGGCTCTATGCACATGTTCTCCAAAGATTATAATGTTTTGGGTGGGTTTGCCTTCATCGGCGAGGGAATTCCCGTCTCAACTGGCGCTGCATTCACTTCCAAGTACCGGAGGGAGGTGCTGAAAGAGGCAGGATCCGATCAGGTGACCTTGGCCTTCTTTGGGGATGGCACTTGTAACAATGGCCAGTTCTTCGAGTGTTTGAACATGGCGGCGTTGTGGAAACTGCCAATTGTGTTTGTGGTTGAGAACAATTTGTGGGCAATTGGGATGTCACATTTGAGGGCAACTTCTGATCCTGAGATTTGGAAGAAGGGCCCTGCTTTTGGAATGCCGGGAGTGCATGTGGATGGAATGGATGTCTTGAAGGTGAGAGAGGTCGCTAAGGAGGCCATTGAAAGAGCGAGGAGAG AAGGACCAACCTTGGTCGAATGTGAGACCTATAGGTTTAGGGGGCACTCGGTGGCTGATCCTGATGAGCTTCGTGACCCTG CTGAGAAGGCTCACTACGTCACGAGGGATCCCATCACAGCCTTGAAGAAGTACATGATTGAGAACAAGCTTGTAGATGAAGCTGAGTTAAAAGCCATCGATAGAAAGATTGATGAGATAATGGAAGATGCGGTGGAATTCGCAGATGCAAGCCCTCGTCCTCCCAGAAGCCAGCTTTTGGAGAACGTCTTTGCGGATCCGAAAGGCTTTGGCATCAGTCCTAACGGCAGGTACAGATGCGAGGATCCCAAATTCACAGAAGGCACAGCTCATGTCTAA